ATATACTTGTTAAAAGAATGGCGGAGAGACCGATAAAAACTCTTAAAAATCATAACGTATCTTCTTGAATACAAGTATTTGTTGCTATCTTTGCACGGTATATACTAATAACGCTACGTGGATAAATACTAATAGCGTTACATGGGTATATACTAATAGGAATATAAGTTTAATCATGAGTAATATGAAGAAGTTTTTTTTAGGATTGGCAGCAGCACTGATGTTGACTGCCTGCAACGAGAACAGACAGCCGGAGGCAACGACCAGCGTTGACTCTGCAAGTGTGGTAACCGATTTGATGATGGGTCGCAGAAGCATCCGTGCTTACAAGGATTCCGTCATCAGCCGCGATACCCTGAACGAGATTCTGAAATGCGGCATCCATGCGCCAAACGGGCAGAACCTGCAGTCGTACGAAATCAGAGTGATAGATTCTCCAGCACTCATCGATTCGATAACCCAAGCCGTGGTAAAGGATAATCCTAAGATAGCAGAGCGCAAGGGCTTCAAGAACATCTTCGTGAATGCTCCATGCGTGGTTTGCATTGCCTACGATACTACTTATGATATGGCGCAGATTGATTGCGGTTTGCTTGGCGAGAACATCATTCTTGCAGCATGGGCAAAGGGCATCGGCTCCTGCTGCCTGGGCAGTTCTGCCCGTTGGATATTGGATTCTCCGTCAGCCAAGCCTTATCTCGACCGCATGGCATTCTCCAAGAATTACAAGCTACTCTACTGCATCGCCCTGGGATATCCTGACGAATCGCCGGAGGCAAAGCCAAGACGCCAGGACATGATTAAGTTCATGGATTAAGACAGATGAAGGTTGATGTCCTGTTTCAGGACATCAACGTTTCCCTCCATAACCCAACAAAAAAAGCATGGCGCAAATCACTGCGCCATGCTCCAATAAAAGAAAACCTTATAGTCAAAATAGAAATTAGCTATTCTTCTTTAGTACTTTGCATTCTGAGGGTCGAAGTTGGTCCAGCCGCTCATCCAGTTGGTGCTGCCATCGAAGGCTCCAATATAGCTTACGGTATCGAAACCTGTCCAGCCGGCGAAACTTGCGGCTCCAAGCAACGGACTGCCGGCGATAGGAGTATAACCGTCTGCGCCAACCAATGAAGCCCAACTGTCAAAATACTTGTTGCTTGGCTCTGAGAAGAAGAAGGTGTTGCTGTATGACTTCTGATTCTTGTCAAGATCCTTCTTGTTGGCTGCATCGTAGAGATAATCCTCATACTGCTTGTTGGCATCTGTACCAACGGCATCCATACCTGCGAAATATACATTCTGAAGCTTGAATTTGCCTTCCTTGGCATCCTTTACGGTATTTCCCTTCTCACCATCGATAATCAAACCGATAGGCCAGCCTAAGGCTACCGAGTTGATGCAGTTGAGGTTAGAAGAACGGCGAATCTGCATGGCTGCCTGGAACTTGCCGAGGGCTGAACCGTTGTTTGGATTGTAGGCTCCGGCAGTGATATAATCTGTGGTGTTCTGGAACTTATCATCCAATACCTTAGGACCTACGAAGGTGATGTTAGAGAAGGTTGCCTTGGTACGAGGATCCACGGTAGCACCATCGGCGCAGTTGTCGCTCTCGAAACCGTTGCTCTGAGAGGTATCGGCTATCTTGCTGTCGCGCAGCGAAAGACCATACTGCACCTTTCCTGAGAAACCGTTATCGGTATCGAAATCGTCATCCCAACCCTTGTAGGCTACGAGATACTTGCAGTTCACGGTACCACCAAACCACTCGAAGGAATCATCATTGGAATAAGATACCTGAACGTGGTCTATCTGTGTGCCGGAACCTACAGAACCGAAGGTCAAACCGTTGATCTCCTTATCCTTCTGGAATGGATAACCGGCAAACTCGATGCGCACATAGCTTAAAGTACCAGAATTATCTGCATCATCTGCGCCACCATGCTTGGTACGAGGACCACCCTCTATCTGCTGCTCAGTCTGGTTGTTCTTAGCCTTACCGCAGAGAATGATGCCACCCCAGTCGCCAGGCTTTCTGCTGCCGGCAGCCTCTTCAGATGTAAAGACGATAGGCTCTGTGGCTGTACCCTTGGCGATGAGTTTACCGCCACGCTCTGCGATGAGTGCCGCCTTGGTCTGCTTGTCGCCCTTGATGATAGTTCCCGGTTCGATGGTGAGCTCAGCACCTTCTGCAATATATACCCATCCTTTGAGGAGATAAGTGCCTTTCTTCAAAGTCTGCTTGCCTGTGAAGACGAACTCCTGGTCGCCGTTGCCAATCTGTGTACCGCTGGCGTTTTCCTTGTCATCTGTTCCGAAGAGAATGTGGTCGCAAGCCTTCAAGCCGCCATTGGTTGTCCACTTGTAAACTACTTCTGGTCCTGGATTTGGAGAAGGAGTTGGATCGTCATTGTCACTGCTGCAGCTGCTCAACAAGGCAGATGCTGCGAGGATGCCCATGCATCCATAGAAATACATCTTGTTCATCATTGTTTCTCGTTTTATTAAACAAACATCTAATTATTCTTATTATTTAAAATTTATAGATTGCCTGCAAACCGATGTTTCTGCCCGGCTTGTAGCATCTTGCTATTTCTTCTACTTCCTTCTTGCTTCCGTCGCTATACGTTACATCAGCAAACTGCTTGTAATATATCTTTTCTGCAAGAAGATCTCTTACGTTGAGCTTCAGCTCCAGATGATTGCCGAATTTCTTTGCCAGCGAGAAGTCGATGGTGTTGCGAGGCATCTCGTAGCTGTGAGGCACTCGGGAATTGGAGTCATCGCCTGTGCTTCCTTCGCTTCTGCCCACACCGATGATTCGCTTGCCTATGCGGTTGTAGAGCAGGGCGATATCCATCTTCAATGGCTCGTTTTTATAGAAGATACCGGTGTTGATAAGGTATGGCGACTGACCCTGCATCGGTCTGTTTTCCTCTTTCGAACCCTTCTCAAACTGCACCTTGCTCTTGATGAGGGCACCATTAAACGACCAGCTGAAATCCTTCAATCCTATGAAACCGAGATTCTTTCTGATATCCAGCTCCACACCGTAGTTGTTGGCACTCTTCGCATTCTTGTAGGAATAAATCAAGTCTGTGCCACCTGCCACCGTGTAGGTCCACTCGATAGGAGAATCGAAGTGCTTGTAGAAGACTGCTAGCGAAATGAGCTCTCCACGGGATGGATACCACTCATATCGCAGGTCGAGGTTATCGACATAACAGTTCTTCAACTCAGTGTTTCCCTGCACATTGCTGGCAAGGTCGAAGTCGTAATACACCGACGACGATACTTCACGGAATTCCGGTCGGTTAATACTGCGGCCATACGACAGTCGCACCTGGTGCTGGTCGCTAATCTTATATGTTGTATTGAGAGATGGAAATACATCATCGGTCTTGTAATGACGGCTCGATTCACTCTTCTCGTAGTCACGGGAATTGGAGATGAGTTCCATATCATTATGCTCGAAGCGGACACCGGCGTGGATGCCGAGTTTGCCAAAGGGGAGAGACATCGCCAGGTATCCGGCGCCTAAGGTGTTGTGTCCGCGGTAGTTATTGCGCATCTGCTTTTCCTCCAGAAGATACAGCTTGTCGTAACCCATGTTCGCCTGGCTGGTGAGCAGGGTAGGGATATGGCTATGGCGGAAGCCGGATGGCATGTTGTTAGCTGAAACATTCCAGTTGTAGATGAAGTTGCGGGTCTGGTATTCTCGAGTCCGATACTCCCCATAGGCACCCACTTGCAAGTCTGGCTCAAAGTTGCCAAACTTGAAGTGGTGCTTGTCATTTACACCAAGTGAGAGAATGTGTTCGTCGAGCTGAGTCCACTCGCGCGATATGTCGTTGCCGGTGCTCAGGGCATAAACGCCCGATTCAAGAGCATCGTCGATGAGGTATCTACGACGGTCAGGCAAATGACGGTTGGCATACGCATACCCGATGCTCCAGTCAAGGGCGTCGCTAGTGAAGGTGTGCTTGCCGGTAAGCTGACCGTTATATGTTGTTCTACTGCGGTAGTAATACTCTGCGCTTCGCTCCAGGTTCGACTGGGCGCTCACGCCATCACGCCAGGTATATCGGCTGGTAGCCAACTGGTTGAAGATGTTCTTGAGCTGATACTTGTGGTTGCCGTCCTTGGAAAGGAAGGTGAAGTTGAGCATTGCTCCGAGTCTCACGTTACTATTATACTGGTCGTCAACAGAGTGACGAAGATAGTTCGGCTTGTCGTTTGTCGCATCATAGATGCCATAGAGATTGTTCTCCATGTTCTCGTAGGTGCGGTATTCGTTGGTATAGTTCAGGGCGGCGAGCATGCCGAGTGTTCTTCCGCCGAGCATCCAGCGCTGGTTCAGGCTGGCTGCCAGTTTCAAGTCGCCCAAAGGCTTTTTGTTCTTGATGAGCCAATCATTATTAAGCCCGTTGCCCAGGAGCGAAGTAGCATAATCTCCCACCGGTTTTCCGTTGGCATCGAGCTGTGGATTCAAGTCAGCATGGATGCCCCCATTCAGGTTTCTCAAGCCATTGTCGAACCCTAGGAAATCGGTTCCGGAACCTTTTGAGTAAGAAAAGTCCTTGAAGGCAGAAGATGTATTCCAGTTTCCGCCTACGGCGATGTTGAAACTGTTTTCTGCCGGAATCTCCTTGGTGTTGACGATGATGAAACCGCCTGAGTAATCAGCGGGATATTCAGCTGTTGGCGACTTCACGATGGTGAGGTTGTCAATCTGCGAACTTGGGATGATATCGAAGGAGAAAGCCCTGGAATCAGCCTCAGAACTAGGCACTGCTCCTCCGTTCACCCACACATTGTTATAACGCTGTGACAATCCACGAACCATCACGAATTTATCGTCGATGAGGCTCACGCCTGGCACTCGGCGTATCACCTCACCCGCATTCGTATCCTGAGTTCTGGATATTTCCTGTGCCGAAACATTGCTCACGATGACGGGACTGTTCTTGGCCACCTGTATCATTGCCGCATCCGTATTACGCCTTTCCACTGCGGTAACGGTCACCTCGTTCAGCTGCTGTTCATCAGGTTGCAGCGCAATCACCTGGTCTGCGTCCTTCGCCTGAACCCCGTCAATTTTTTGAGTCTTATATCCTACATAGTTAATATATAGTGTATATGTCTTGTCTTTCTTCAGTCCATCGATCTGGAAGTTTCCGTCGATGTTGGTGATAGCCTTCACGTTGGTTCCATCCACAGTGACGACTGCACCGATGAGTGTCTCCTTCGATTTCTGGTCGATAACCACACCCTTAATCTGTTGCGCCCACGTTGGCATGCTAGCCGCCGAGAGCAATCCTAATACAATAATTCCCCTTTTAGCATTCATAACCTATATCGTTTGATTTCGGTTGCAAAGGTACGGTGGTTATATTACACTGGGGTTGCGATGAGGTTGAAAGGCATTGACGAAGCTGCGACAATGGTGTTACGGGCGGAAATCTGTTGCCTTTTTCGGGAATTTGAATTTTGAAAAACTGGCATTAATACGTTGATTTTGTGAGAAATGTATCTTTTTGACATGCAAAACGGTAATTATTGTGATTTTTGTTTGGCTGTTAGCGGATTTTATATTACCTTTGCATCTGAATACATATTTTATATAAAACTTGTAATTATATAAGTGCCGTATTCTTAATCTTCGATCAGTCTGCGATAACCATACAGAGTTTGAGTACGTTCTCCTCGAAGTGCTCCTTGTCTATAGCATTGTTCTTGAGGATGGAACGGTAGTTATATACGGTTTGTGGCGAATAAGACAGGATGCCGGCAATCTTTGAACTTTCAGTGATGCCTAATCGTAACAGGGCACACACACGAAGAATAGGTGGCATTTCCCCATTCTCTTTCAGTTGGATGTGAGCCGATTCTGTGAGTTGCTGGTTCAGTTCGTTTACAAAAGTTGGGTACAGAGCTAGGAAAGACTTGTCGAATTCAGTCAAAAACTCCTTGTTTTCCCTTTCTGTACTTGATGAGGAAGAGAGGAGACTCAGCAGTTCCTTGCTTTGGTTGGCCTTTATCTTTCTTATAGCCAATGTTCGTAGCTTTTGGTTCCTCTCTATATTCTTATAGCTCAGGTCAATATATACCTTTACCAATCTCTCGCGTTTCTGATTGGTATTCTTCAATTCGGCGTTGATGAGATGCAATTGTTCATTTAGAATTTCCATTTTTGCCGACGTAGCTGTGATTTCATCTTTCTTTTGTTTCAGAAGCCTGTTCTTCTTGCGGATGAACAGACTGCTAATACCTACTCCAAGTAGGAGCAGGATAATGACCAATAGGGCGATGTTGAGCAATCTGTTAGTTGTTTTGATGTCATCTGTATAGGCATTGGTAATCAATTGTAATTTGGATGAAATCTCAATGCGGCGTAACCGGTTGTTGTATGCATAAGCATCTTCCAGGGATAGGTTGATGTATTCCTGTGCTTTTTTCAGACTTCTTGTCTTATGTTTGTAGATGAAGAGAGCGATGTCTTGCAGGGCTACGTTTTCTTTTGTGGCAGAAGTGATGTCTGAGATGGCTGCAACCAGAAGGTAATGCTCCATTAACTCTAGGTTGTTGGCTTTCTGATAGACCTCAGAAAGCGCAAAGGCGGTCATGGCATGCAGACGGCTGTTGGCCTTTTCCATACTCAGTGCCTTTTTGTAGTATTGGATGGTCTTGTTATTGTTGGGATGATTGCTGAAATAGTATAATTCTCCCATCAGGTAGTAATAGAATGCATCTTTCTTTGGCGACA
The Segatella copri DNA segment above includes these coding regions:
- a CDS encoding nitroreductase family protein, with product MKKFFLGLAAALMLTACNENRQPEATTSVDSASVVTDLMMGRRSIRAYKDSVISRDTLNEILKCGIHAPNGQNLQSYEIRVIDSPALIDSITQAVVKDNPKIAERKGFKNIFVNAPCVVCIAYDTTYDMAQIDCGLLGENIILAAWAKGIGSCCLGSSARWILDSPSAKPYLDRMAFSKNYKLLYCIALGYPDESPEAKPRRQDMIKFMD
- a CDS encoding TonB-dependent receptor, whose protein sequence is MNAKRGIIVLGLLSAASMPTWAQQIKGVVIDQKSKETLIGAVVTVDGTNVKAITNIDGNFQIDGLKKDKTYTLYINYVGYKTQKIDGVQAKDADQVIALQPDEQQLNEVTVTAVERRNTDAAMIQVAKNSPVIVSNVSAQEISRTQDTNAGEVIRRVPGVSLIDDKFVMVRGLSQRYNNVWVNGGAVPSSEADSRAFSFDIIPSSQIDNLTIVKSPTAEYPADYSGGFIIVNTKEIPAENSFNIAVGGNWNTSSAFKDFSYSKGSGTDFLGFDNGLRNLNGGIHADLNPQLDANGKPVGDYATSLLGNGLNNDWLIKNKKPLGDLKLAASLNQRWMLGGRTLGMLAALNYTNEYRTYENMENNLYGIYDATNDKPNYLRHSVDDQYNSNVRLGAMLNFTFLSKDGNHKYQLKNIFNQLATSRYTWRDGVSAQSNLERSAEYYYRSRTTYNGQLTGKHTFTSDALDWSIGYAYANRHLPDRRRYLIDDALESGVYALSTGNDISREWTQLDEHILSLGVNDKHHFKFGNFEPDLQVGAYGEYRTREYQTRNFIYNWNVSANNMPSGFRHSHIPTLLTSQANMGYDKLYLLEEKQMRNNYRGHNTLGAGYLAMSLPFGKLGIHAGVRFEHNDMELISNSRDYEKSESSRHYKTDDVFPSLNTTYKISDQHQVRLSYGRSINRPEFREVSSSVYYDFDLASNVQGNTELKNCYVDNLDLRYEWYPSRGELISLAVFYKHFDSPIEWTYTVAGGTDLIYSYKNAKSANNYGVELDIRKNLGFIGLKDFSWSFNGALIKSKVQFEKGSKEENRPMQGQSPYLINTGIFYKNEPLKMDIALLYNRIGKRIIGVGRSEGSTGDDSNSRVPHSYEMPRNTIDFSLAKKFGNHLELKLNVRDLLAEKIYYKQFADVTYSDGSKKEVEEIARCYKPGRNIGLQAIYKF
- a CDS encoding DUF6377 domain-containing protein — translated: MRHLIVIIITLMIQPIYIKGDNNQLYKQLDAALAQRAHYVELKEKSLNEIKQGAKYVTSNEDKLKLYEQLANEYKAYEYDSAMTYVNKGLILAQKSNNIFFNKRFQLSQTRLLITRGFYAEAKEILQKIEPKEEPRDYQFLYYYTMYGLYNNWSTYCENNEFSKNYDLKKVEYLKKAIELSPKKDAFYYYLMGELYYFSNHPNNNKTIQYYKKALSMEKANSRLHAMTAFALSEVYQKANNLELMEHYLLVAAISDITSATKENVALQDIALFIYKHKTRSLKKAQEYINLSLEDAYAYNNRLRRIEISSKLQLITNAYTDDIKTTNRLLNIALLVIILLLLGVGISSLFIRKKNRLLKQKKDEITATSAKMEILNEQLHLINAELKNTNQKRERLVKVYIDLSYKNIERNQKLRTLAIRKIKANQSKELLSLLSSSSSTERENKEFLTEFDKSFLALYPTFVNELNQQLTESAHIQLKENGEMPPILRVCALLRLGITESSKIAGILSYSPQTVYNYRSILKNNAIDKEHFEENVLKLCMVIAD